CGAAAGGATTAATCTTTGTTACTCATTATATAGAAGAAATTCCAGTAAGTTTTGATTATATATTATTAATTAAAGATGGAAAAATATTTGCAAAAGGATTAAAATCAGACGTCTTAACGCCTGATTTTTTAACACGATTTTATGACAATTCTGTTGAAGTTATTAAATTACCAGATAATCGACTAACCATTATACCAAAAAGTTCTAAGTAATTACTTTAGAGCTTTTTATTTTGTTGTCATTAGGAAGAGTGGTGTATTATCTTGTCGATAAAAAATTATTTTGATTTGGTTTACATAAGATATATTAAACTAAACTAAGATATATATTTAAAATAAAACAAATATATATCATATATCAAAAAATTATACGTTCACAGATACATTTAATATTCTTTTTATGTATTTTTTAGTTGAGATAACGCTTTATTTTTGACTTTAGATTGTATATAAAATACAATATTACTATAAATAGTTAGAAAGGAGTTCTGATATGAACATTTACAAAAAAGTGTTTATTTTGATAAGTATATTATTATTAATTCCACTTTTATTTACTAATGTTATACAAAATCAATACTTAGCAAATCTTTCTTTTAAGCTTATTCAAATGGAAAATTATCCTTTTGTGGGTTCTTATATTCCATTTTATCTATTTTGGGGAAGCATTCTGGTGATCATATTCTTAATCATTTTATTCTGTTTTATTCTCTTATATCCTAGGAATAAAACAGAAGTCTATTTTTCTAAATCTAAAGGCAGTCTTTCTATTAAGAAAAATGCTGTTGAACAATTTGTATCTACTATTTTGACTCAAGAGCCTTGGTTAAAAAATCCTAAAGTGTCTGTCACAATGAAAAAGAAGAAGATTAAAATTTTTATATCATGTAACTGTTCTAATATTAACTCTAATCTAGTTGATAAAACAAGCGAATTATCTCATCGTATAAGACAGGAATTTTCAATCTTTCTAGGGATCGATGATCCTAAACAAGTATCAGTTGAAATAAAACAAGTTTCAAATAAAAAAGCTAGTAATCCACGTGTTATTTAAGGAGGATAAGAAAATGGAAGATTTTATAAAAAAATATAGGTTTCCTATTTTGGGAGCTCTCATTGGCCTAGGCTTAGCTATATCATTTTTTAGTTTAGGATTTTTTAAAACAATTATCCTTATTATTTTAACGTTACTAGGTGCTTGTATCGGTTATTACCTTCAAAGAAATAATTTTTTGAAGAAATAAAAAAATAACAATAAATAAATTGGAGGAATCAATCATGGAAAACAAAGGAACACAAGTAGAAGTAAAAAAATCAGAGTTAAAAGGTGAATTAACATTTGAAGACAAAGTTATTCAAAAAATTGTTGGTATTTCATTGGAAACTATTCCTGGTTTATTAACAATTAATGGTGGATTTTTTTCAAATTTAGCAGATAAGATTGTTAATAATAATGATGTAACTTCAGGAATTGATGTTGAAGTAGGAAAAAAAGAAGTTGCTGTTGATTTAGATATCGTTGCAGAATATGGTGTAGATATTTCAAAAATATACGAAGACATCAAACGAGTGATTGAAAAAGAAGTAAAGCATATGACGAGTCTAGAAGTTATAGAAGTAAATGTTAATGTCGTAGATATTAAAACAAAAGAACAATACGAAGAAGATAGCGTTACTGTTCAGGATAAGGTGAGTGACGCTACAAGTGAAGTTTCAGACTTTGTTTCTGATCAAACTAACAAAGTCAAAAAAGTGTCTTCTAAAGGAGCAACAAAAGTAAAAGAAGCAACTGAGCCCAGAGTAGAATAATAATATTTTTAGATGAGGAGTGATATATATGGGATTCATTTGGTCATTAATAGTAGGTGGAGTTATCGGAGCTATAGCAGGTGCTATAACAAGTAAAGGAAAATCTATGGGATGGATTGCTAATATTATTGCTGGTTTAATTGGTTCTTCAGTTGGCCAATCTTTATTTGGTTCATTTGGACCATCTTTAGCCGGAATGGCTATTATTCCATCAATCATTGGAGCAGTTATTGTTGTGGCTGTCGTGTCATTATTTACTGGTAAAAATAGCTAACAAAATAAATACAAAGATGAAGCAAAAGATAAATTAAATAAATAATAAAACTAATTAAAATATCCTACAATTTTTATACTACATAAATAAAAAATGTTCTCTTAAGTAAAATTTAGCTTAAGAGAACATTTTTTTGGATACACATAAGCACATATCTTAATTATTCTTATATTTTTCTCTCTCATTAGCATAAAATTTATCAAATGTTAAGTAATGATTTAATTTCCGACCAAATTGTTACGTCTGTCAAAACATAAAAAAACACCTACCTAGAATAAAAAATACCTTCAGATTCTCTTAATCTAGCGGCCTATTAGAGAGCTCTATTAATAATATAAAATTAATTAACCGAATAGCTATAGCTATAAAAATTTCAAAACTATAAATATAGAATTTAACTAAATTTTAAAGACAAACAAATAAGCAACGAAAACCAATTGGCTTCTGATACTTAAAATCACTATATTGTACTCATCCACATCATTTGATGTAAAGCCAGGATATTTTGAAATAGTTTTAGAAGAAATGGAGCGCATTAAAAAAGTTGATACCATAATATTTGTATTTTCGATTTATTGGCACAGTTTACTAGCTATGTTAAAAGGATGTATAGATAGAGTATTCAATTATGGTTTTTCATATGGAAACGGCAATAAATTACCGATCAATAAAATTAGATGGGTTCCTATAGCTGGAAATACTCGCAAGAAGTATAAAAAAAGAGGATATGACCTAAATATTGAACATAAACTTAATATAGGAATAGCAGATTATGCAGGTGTCAAAGACTCTGAAGTTAATTACATTTGGAACAGTTTAGGTGAATATATTGAAAATGAATCACAATCTACTTACTTTGATAATCTAATGAAAAAAAGCATTTGATTATGAAAAAATATATAAAAAATACTCTATTCTTTATTTAATAAAAGAATAGGAATCGTTTTAACTTGTCTAGAACATTTAATTCCATATTAAGAAAAAAGTAGATATAGATTCGAAGATGTTTCAGAATCTAATCCTGCCAAATAATGTTTGGGTATAATATAGTTTTAAATTTACAGCCAGAAAATTTAAAATTATAAAAAGCTCTCAGAAACTTATAAAACTGAGAGCTTTTTCATTATCAACATAACAACATGAAATCAGATTCAACAATAATAGACTAGGTACTAAATTTTCATGAATAATTATTTTATCAATTTGGTTTACATAATATATATTAAACGAAGTTGTTTTAGGGATTAAAATCTACCAGATATACCATGTTATTCATAAAACACATCATCAGCATGAGTCATTCAATTAATTAACCATATATAAGTTTATTTAACTAAATAAAACCTATATAACTTAATATGACTTCTAGTATTATTATATTAACATGACTACATGATGAAGTTTATTTATATTATATGATAGTTAAAAATATTAAGTATTCATAATTCATGATTATTTATATAGTTTAATTGGTTATCTAATTACTATTAAATAACAAATATCTTATATATTTACTATAATAATAAAGCTGATTAATACTCTTATTAATCAGCTAAATAACTTATATAATATTGATTTAACCTAAGTAAATAGAACTCTATCAAACATTTTAAAGATTCATAGATACTTTTTTACCTTTCTTGAAAGTATCATCTTTCAAGAAAGGTAAAATATATTATTATTTTAAAATAACAATATATCATTAGTTTCATTGACTTATTTAAAAATAAAGGATATTATATATACAAACATACGTTTGGAGGTTATCTTATGTCTCAAGAAAAAAATATCAATCGATTAGAATTGGAATTACAGACTCTTCCCTTCTTTGTTCATGAATATGTACAAAAAAAAAGCATTGTTCCCTATTCTGTCACCACTCTATATGAATATTCTAAAGAATTTCGTCGCTTTTTTGACTGGTTAAAACATGAGTCTCTTATTTTTTCAGATACTGCTAGTATCACACTTGAAGAAATGAATCATTTAACATATGAAGATGTCGAATTATATAAAGGCTACCTTCTTTCATCACCACGTCTTGGAACAAGCTCAGACGGAAGGCTAAGAAGTCATGTAAGTATTCAGCGCTCCATTACAGCGTTAAAATCATTATTTCAATTTTTAGCAACTCAAACAGAAAATCAAGATGGAAAACCATATATACAACAAAATATTATGTTAAAAATAGATAATGTTAAAACTGGACGAACACTTCAAGATAGATCACGAGCAATCGAAAAGAAAATTTTAATAGGTGATGAATCTCTAGAATTTATTGAGTTTATTGATACGTCTTACGAAAATTTATTAACTAGTCATCAAGCAAAGTATGCGTTTAAACGAAATAAAACACGTGATTTGGCGATTATTGCTCTATTTTTAGGTACTGGAATTCGTCTATCTGAATTAGTCAATATGAATGTGTCAGATTTGGATATCTCTAATATGGAAGCGACTGTTATTCGTAAAGGCGGATTTAAAGACACCACAATGATTTCTTCTGTTTTTATGGAATACATTAGTGAGTACGCTAAAGAACGCCACACTCTCTATCATCCAGAAAGAACTCAAAAAAGTTTATTTCTTTCACTCTATCGAGGAAAAGCACAACAAATCGATCAATCAACTGTTGAAAAATTAGTGGCAAAATATAGTAGTGCTTTTAAAACACGTATTACACCACATAAATTACGACATACGGTAGGAACACAACTCTATAAAAAAACAAATAGTTTACTGACCGTCTCTCACCAACTAGGACAGACAGGAACGAGTGCTACTGCTCTATACACTCATTTAGTTGATGAAGAAAAAAGAGAAGCAATTAATGATTTATGGACTAATTAAAGTCATTCATTCTTTGAATGGCTTTTTGTATCTAAATTATGATTAAATGGTCTCATCATTATGACGTATTTTTGTTATAATTATTTTTATAAATCGAAATATGACTAAGGAGTTGCATTATGTCTCAAAAAAAATATCGAATTGACATACCAGCCTCGTTTATTGATGAAAATAAGTTAGAAAGCGATAAAGTTTTACAAGTTAGAAAGGAAGATAATCGTCTCATTCTTGAAAAACCAATGATTGTTAAAAATAATGAAGCAATTTCACTTAAGTATTTCATTTATCCATCTATTGTGATGACACTAATATTTTGTTATTCTATTTACCAAAAATCTCTTGAACAAATTCCTTTAACTGGTAATTTTTCTATTGCTAGCCATTTAATTTATTTAGGATTAATTAGTGGTATGTGTTCTTTTTCTTACTTTTTTATTAAAGGAAAACGAAATCCTAAAAACAAATCAACATTGGATATCTATTGGCGAAATGTCCCTACTATTATTTTTTCATTTACTGTGACATTAGCCCTCTTGTTGTCTTCATTCTTTTGGATGATTAGTAAACTATTTGTTGGAGCTAGCTTTGATGAATTTACTGCAATAGCTATCTTTTTTATGTTTGCCTGTATTATTAATTATTTTATGATTTATTCTGCTAACATATTTACTTCATCAATGATTGTGTCTTTATTAATAGCAGTGATTATTGGGGGTGTTTTTTTTGCTATGTTAACAAATAGTCAAAGCAAGTGGTGGCAACATAACTTTAGTTACCTTGGAACAAATGAAGCGATAAGGAGTTGGCCATTTAATTTAACGCTTATTTTAGCTTCTTTACTAATGATTGCTTTAGTTGATTATTTGTTCGTTAACTTAAAAAATCATGGCTATCATGGAAGAGGTATCACTATTTTACGTATTTTGATGATATTACTTTCTCTTTCATTAGGTGGTGTTGGCTTCTTTCCTAATAATGAAGGCGTCTGGCATGAATTACACAATCATGCTGCTAACCTTTTAGTATTTATTATCATCCTTCTTATTATAGGGATAAAATGGCTTTTACCCAAAGTCACAAAAGAATTTTTGATTGTCTCCTATGGAATAGCTATCATTTTATTAGTAGCAAATTTTCTATTTGAAACGATTGGTTATTTATCACTTACTGTTTTTGAAATTATTGCGTTTGGATTAGCTTTTAGTTGGATTTTATTATTATTACAACATATTAATCGACTATGTGCTTATGAAAATGATGTGATTTTAGTTAAATTAGAAGAGATTACTAAATAAAGAGATGTGAAGGGGGGTACCTTCACATCTCTTTATGATTGTTTTTTAAATGCTTGATAGTACTCATTTAATAATTCTAGCATCTGTTGTCCAATTGTTTGATAGTCTTTGGTTGGTAAATTTGCTTCAGATACACGTAAGTCACCCGGATTAGCTCCAAATCCAACGCCATCCATCAAAACAATTCCATTTTTTTGCGCAAGATTAATTAAAAAATCAATTTGTTCATAATGAGTTTTTAAATAATGACTAAACTCAGCCCCATATTTTTCTTCTGCCAAATGATAAATATTAATCATTGAATAATACTTAGCATTTTTGGAACTGTCATCTTTAGCATAATTTAAAGCAGCATGTAATTTTTCGTAACGTTCATTTACTAATTTTTTTGAAGCCTCGATATAATCATCACTTATGTCTGATACAACTAAATGAGTTAAACTAAATAAAGCTTCCATAATTTGCGATGGTGTTGATAATCCTGCAATATGATATAACCCAATCGACCGGCTATCTGCTACCATTCGATCAATAAAACTCATTTCTTCAGTATCTAATACGACAAGATGATAACGTTTATTTAATTTATCTTGTTCTTCCTTAGGCAACTCTTTAATTAACTTATCAAAGACATTTTCTTTATGTAATCCAATGATACCTAGTCGCCATCCTGTTGCACCAAATAATTTTGAGTAAGAGTACACTAATAATGTATTAAAAGGAACAACAGAATAGACTGTTTGAAAATCATTAACAAACGTGCCATAGACATCATCCGTAATAATCATTAAATCAGGGTTATTCATCACTGCTTTTTTTATTTCTTTTAATGCTGTATCATCTAGTGCTTTTGATCCAGGATTACTTGGATTAACTAGGAAAAAAGCTTTTAGCTCTGGATCATTTAGTTTATCAATAGTCGCTGGATCTATTTCCCAATTATGTTCCTCTTTAGAACTTAAATCTAACTCAACTAGTTCATAATCATTTAACACAGGAATTTGTAAATAGGGAGTAAAAATTGGGGTATTAATTGCAATTTTATCACCAGGTTTGATTAACTTGTTTTCTTTTAAAGAATTAAACGTATAAACAATGGCAGCACTCCCTCCTTCTGTAGGAAAAAGAGTGGTATCATTTGCTAAGTCTACTCCATTATATAAAACACTTTGCAAGTATTGATTTAATATCATTTCAGTATATTTTAACACACGATTTGGTGACGGGTATAAATTTCCCAAGACACCATCAACAAATTCTTTCACTACATCATCAAGAGTCAATCCTAATTTGTTCTTCAAATAGTCTAAACAAAGGACTAAGAATTGATCTGTTTCATTAGTTTGAGGGGATAAAAATTGTACTAAACGTTTAGATAGTCCCTCTAACTCTGTGTAACCAACTAAATCACCATCGGAAATCGTCCGCTCAGATTCTTCAATACCAAATTCTACTAATCTAGAGAATGCTAAACGTGCTTTCTTATTAATCCAATTGGGATTGCCACGCCCAGCATTTAAATAAGGATTCCCTTTTGCATTAATCTTTGCTAACTCAACCATCTTTTCACTAATTTCAAAGGCACCCAGTGTCTCTATTTTTTCTTCATCAGAAGTATTCATCTTGTTATCAACCTCCACTAATTAAAAACAAATGTTTTTATTGTTAAATAATGTGTTATAGTATAACATTTCAATGAATTAATTTCATTTATAAAGTATCATATTCAATAAAATATCATATGTTTCATAAAATTATCATATCGATTTTGAATATAAAAAAAGACTTAGATAAATTTCTAAGTCTTTTGGTTCGCATAATATTATTATGGTTTCTTTAAGATGTGGTTTTCAGCAATGGTATAATCTCCCAAATACGGGACATCTCTTCCTTGTATCTTTTGATATAAATCTCGACCTTTCCCTGCTAATATAACAGTATCATGGCTCGTAGCTAAATCTAATGCTTGTTTAATCGCTTCTTCTCTATCTATTACAATATGTTGAATAACATCTTTGTTTGTAATGTATTGACTAATTTCATTAATAATCATGACAGGATCCTCGTATCCAGGATCATCAGATGTGAGAAACACAATATCAGTATACTCATTTAACACATCACCAAAGTCTTTTCTTCGAGACGTTGCCTTATCTCCCGTACTACCAATCACAGTAATAATTTTCCCATCTTGATGTTCATTTTTGGCAAATCCTAATAAACTCGTTAAACTCACTTTATTATGAGCATAATCAATATAAACAGTAGAGCCATTTTTTTGAATGAGTTTTTCCATTCGACCAGGCACAATGGCTTGTTCTAACCCTTTTTTACAACTGTCAATATCAACTCCTAATAATCTAGCAGCCATCAAACTAGCTAAAGCATTGTCCTTATTAAAGTCCCCCATTAAACTTAATTCGTAATGATCACACAAATCAAGCACATCTTCCTGTGCCTCAACACTAAAACTTGAGGCATTTTCTCCCTTTTCCCAGTAATAAGTTGCAGATTTATCATGCGAACTATAAGTAAGGGTTGGGATGTTTCTATCTTGTGCTTCTTCTAAAATTAACGCCACATCTTTTGTTTCTTTGTTTACAATAAAATGTTTTGAATGTTGAATTAATTGTCTCTTACAATAATAATAATCATCAAACGTTGGGTGCTCTATTGGGCTAATATGATCTGGCGAAATATTAAGGAAAATCCCAACATCAAACATCAGTTTATAGACACGATTTAACTTATATGCCTGTGAAGATACTTCCATTACTAAATGTGTCATCTTATTATCAACTGCTTGTGCCATCATACGATATAAATCCATTGACTCGGGGGTTGTTAAATGAGACTTAAAATAAGTCTTTCCATCTAGTGTGGAATTCATCGTAGAAAACATTGCTGTTTTATGTTGGTTAAATTCATCCAATATATATTTTAAAAAATATGCTGAAGTTGTTTTTCCTTTTGTTCCTGTAAAAGCGACTACTTTTAATTTCGTTTGAGGGTCATCATAAAAAGCCATACTAATCAAAGCCATTGCTTTTCTAATGTCTGTCACAATGATTCCTAAGCCACCATTCACCTCAAAAGGCATCTCTGATATATAAACAGATAACCCTTGAGACATAGCAGCCATTAAATACTCTGCTTTAAAACTAGCTCCTTTACAAAAAAATAACGTCTCACTTGATACATCCCTTGAATCATATGATAAATGAGTGAGGGTTTTATCCTCAACGGGAAGATTATAGTGCCACTCATTGTTATATATAAATTCTTTTAATAACTTATTTTCTTTTAATAATCCTTCTACTTGGTGCAATGAAATCGTCAAAAAAACCACGCCTTACTAATTATAATTTATTGATATTATATCATACTCTTTTAACAATCGTCCTTATTAGATGTTATACACAAAAAAATTAAAATAATATTTTATCAAAAGAAAGAACTATTACCAGTTTCACGACCTTTTATGCTATAGTAGTAATATAAAAATTGTTTTTTTATCACACTTTGGAGGGATTATTATGAAATATGTCAAATCATTACTATTCTTTATTATCGCAACATTTTCATTAACTGCCTGTACAAATTCTAATTACAAACAAGAACTCACCAATCATGATTGGACCCTAATTAGAGAATCAGAAGAGCAATTCCCACCTTTATTGGTAAGATTTGATCATGATAAGTTATTATCTAAAATTGATAGCAAATCTTTTAATAAAAAAGATAAAGATTACGTTGGAGATGACCTTGCAAAAAAATTTGCCAAAGAACTATCAAACAATACAGAAATCGAATCACGATACACAATTGATGGAGACAAGATCACTTTTAAAAATACTCAGCTAGACATAAAAGGAATTTATACAATGTCTCATGAAGGAAAAGATATTATCTTAACCCCAACTGATAGCGTTGATAATACGGATATGATCATTAAACTTATTCCTAAACAATAATAAATAAGAAAAGCTAGTTAATCGATTAAATGACTTTAACTAGCTTTTTTAGTGACTCTAAACCAAAATGATTAGCTTGGTATAACAAAATATTCGCACAAGCTAGACTATCGTCTAATGCGTTATGGTGATTGTCTAAAGAGATGCCTAACTTTTTACTAACAGTATTTAATTTATGGTTTTCAAATTCTGGAAATAGCGTTTTACTTGTTCGAACTGTACATAACGACACATAATATGGTTGATGGTTGATCTAAGCCATACTAATCTAGACATCCTTTTAAAATAAAAAAAGTTAGATTAAATAAAACCTCCCAATTCAAGTTTCCAGGAGGTTTAGTTTGGTTATAAGTTGAAAAAAGTTAGTAAATCAGCTAATCCTAATTGTTTTTTTTGTGTTTCATCTATGTCTTTTTGAACTTGCCCTGAATCTAACACAATTAATCGATTGCCGTATTTCAATGCATCTTCCATACGGTGTGTAATCATTAGACACGTTAATTTATTTTCTGAGATGGTCTTTTCTGTTAAATCCATTAATTGCCGACTTGTTTTAGGATCAAGAGCGGCTGTATGTTCATCCAATAATAATAAATCGGGTTTTTGAATTGTTGCCATCAATAAACTAAGTGCTTGCCTTTGACCACCTGATAGATTACCAGTTGGTGTATCTAAATGATGTTCTAACCCATTTCCTATTTTTTGGCATTGTTCAAAGAAAAATTCTTTTTGTTGTGCTAATTGGCGTTTTTTAAGCCCTCTTTTTTTTCCTCTGAGTTGAGCCAATAATAAGTTCTCTGAAACAGTCATTCTTGGGGCAGTACCTAATTTAGGGTCTTGAAAAACGCGCGCAATATACTTTGCTCTATTTTCTTCACTTTGATTCGTCACATCTTCACCATTGAGTTCTACTCTACCACTGGTTAAAAATAACTGACCAGAGATGACATTAAATAGAGTTGACTTACCTGCTCCATTTCCTCCCAAAATAGTCACAAATTCACCATGAGGTATTGAGAGATTTAAACGATCCATAATATGACGTCCACTTGAAATAGTTTTAACACCATTGATAATATCTAATGCATTATTCATTGATACTTCCCCCTTTTTTCTCACTAAATTTCTTGCTTAATTCTGGAATAATTAAGCAAATACCTAGAATAACAGAAGAATAGAATTTCAAGTAAGTTGTATCAAAACTTAATTTAATTACAGCCAGTATCAATAATTGATAGATAATACTTCCCACTACAATTGCAATGAATCGTTCTAACATGGTCAGTTCTCCAAATAATAGCTCTCCTAAAATGATAGACGCTAAGCCAATGACAATAACACCAATCCCTTTATTAATATCAGCATAACCATCACTTTGTGCTATTAAAGCCCCTGATAATCCAATTAGCCCATTTGACACAATAAGTCCCAAAATCTTCATTT
This genomic stretch from Vagococcus sp. CY52-2 harbors:
- the amaP gene encoding alkaline shock response membrane anchor protein AmaP, which translates into the protein MNIYKKVFILISILLLIPLLFTNVIQNQYLANLSFKLIQMENYPFVGSYIPFYLFWGSILVIIFLIILFCFILLYPRNKTEVYFSKSKGSLSIKKNAVEQFVSTILTQEPWLKNPKVSVTMKKKKIKIFISCNCSNINSNLVDKTSELSHRIRQEFSIFLGIDDPKQVSVEIKQVSNKKASNPRVI
- the xerS gene encoding tyrosine recombinase XerS, which produces MSQEKNINRLELELQTLPFFVHEYVQKKSIVPYSVTTLYEYSKEFRRFFDWLKHESLIFSDTASITLEEMNHLTYEDVELYKGYLLSSPRLGTSSDGRLRSHVSIQRSITALKSLFQFLATQTENQDGKPYIQQNIMLKIDNVKTGRTLQDRSRAIEKKILIGDESLEFIEFIDTSYENLLTSHQAKYAFKRNKTRDLAIIALFLGTGIRLSELVNMNVSDLDISNMEATVIRKGGFKDTTMISSVFMEYISEYAKERHTLYHPERTQKSLFLSLYRGKAQQIDQSTVEKLVAKYSSAFKTRITPHKLRHTVGTQLYKKTNSLLTVSHQLGQTGTSATALYTHLVDEEKREAINDLWTN
- a CDS encoding DUF998 domain-containing protein, which translates into the protein MSQKKYRIDIPASFIDENKLESDKVLQVRKEDNRLILEKPMIVKNNEAISLKYFIYPSIVMTLIFCYSIYQKSLEQIPLTGNFSIASHLIYLGLISGMCSFSYFFIKGKRNPKNKSTLDIYWRNVPTIIFSFTVTLALLLSSFFWMISKLFVGASFDEFTAIAIFFMFACIINYFMIYSANIFTSSMIVSLLIAVIIGGVFFAMLTNSQSKWWQHNFSYLGTNEAIRSWPFNLTLILASLLMIALVDYLFVNLKNHGYHGRGITILRILMILLSLSLGGVGFFPNNEGVWHELHNHAANLLVFIIILLIIGIKWLLPKVTKEFLIVSYGIAIILLVANFLFETIGYLSLTVFEIIAFGLAFSWILLLLQHINRLCAYENDVILVKLEEITK
- a CDS encoding ABC transporter ATP-binding protein gives rise to the protein MNNALDIINGVKTISSGRHIMDRLNLSIPHGEFVTILGGNGAGKSTLFNVISGQLFLTSGRVELNGEDVTNQSEENRAKYIARVFQDPKLGTAPRMTVSENLLLAQLRGKKRGLKKRQLAQQKEFFFEQCQKIGNGLEHHLDTPTGNLSGGQRQALSLLMATIQKPDLLLLDEHTAALDPKTSRQLMDLTEKTISENKLTCLMITHRMEDALKYGNRLIVLDSGQVQKDIDETQKKQLGLADLLTFFNL
- a CDS encoding Asp23/Gls24 family envelope stress response protein, which codes for MENKGTQVEVKKSELKGELTFEDKVIQKIVGISLETIPGLLTINGGFFSNLADKIVNNNDVTSGIDVEVGKKEVAVDLDIVAEYGVDISKIYEDIKRVIEKEVKHMTSLEVIEVNVNVVDIKTKEQYEEDSVTVQDKVSDATSEVSDFVSDQTNKVKKVSSKGATKVKEATEPRVE
- a CDS encoding NAD(P)H-dependent oxidoreductase gives rise to the protein MERIKKVDTIIFVFSIYWHSLLAMLKGCIDRVFNYGFSYGNGNKLPINKIRWVPIAGNTRKKYKKRGYDLNIEHKLNIGIADYAGVKDSEVNYIWNSLGEYIENESQSTYFDNLMKKSI
- a CDS encoding UDP-N-acetylmuramoyl-L-alanyl-D-glutamate--L-lysine ligase, with amino-acid sequence MTISLHQVEGLLKENKLLKEFIYNNEWHYNLPVEDKTLTHLSYDSRDVSSETLFFCKGASFKAEYLMAAMSQGLSVYISEMPFEVNGGLGIIVTDIRKAMALISMAFYDDPQTKLKVVAFTGTKGKTTSAYFLKYILDEFNQHKTAMFSTMNSTLDGKTYFKSHLTTPESMDLYRMMAQAVDNKMTHLVMEVSSQAYKLNRVYKLMFDVGIFLNISPDHISPIEHPTFDDYYYCKRQLIQHSKHFIVNKETKDVALILEEAQDRNIPTLTYSSHDKSATYYWEKGENASSFSVEAQEDVLDLCDHYELSLMGDFNKDNALASLMAARLLGVDIDSCKKGLEQAIVPGRMEKLIQKNGSTVYIDYAHNKVSLTSLLGFAKNEHQDGKIITVIGSTGDKATSRRKDFGDVLNEYTDIVFLTSDDPGYEDPVMIINEISQYITNKDVIQHIVIDREEAIKQALDLATSHDTVILAGKGRDLYQKIQGRDVPYLGDYTIAENHILKKP
- a CDS encoding GlsB/YeaQ/YmgE family stress response membrane protein, which encodes MGFIWSLIVGGVIGAIAGAITSKGKSMGWIANIIAGLIGSSVGQSLFGSFGPSLAGMAIIPSIIGAVIVVAVVSLFTGKNS
- a CDS encoding DUF2273 domain-containing protein, coding for MEDFIKKYRFPILGALIGLGLAISFFSLGFFKTIILIILTLLGACIGYYLQRNNFLKK
- a CDS encoding bifunctional aspartate transaminase/aspartate 4-decarboxylase, whose protein sequence is MNTSDEEKIETLGAFEISEKMVELAKINAKGNPYLNAGRGNPNWINKKARLAFSRLVEFGIEESERTISDGDLVGYTELEGLSKRLVQFLSPQTNETDQFLVLCLDYLKNKLGLTLDDVVKEFVDGVLGNLYPSPNRVLKYTEMILNQYLQSVLYNGVDLANDTTLFPTEGGSAAIVYTFNSLKENKLIKPGDKIAINTPIFTPYLQIPVLNDYELVELDLSSKEEHNWEIDPATIDKLNDPELKAFFLVNPSNPGSKALDDTALKEIKKAVMNNPDLMIITDDVYGTFVNDFQTVYSVVPFNTLLVYSYSKLFGATGWRLGIIGLHKENVFDKLIKELPKEEQDKLNKRYHLVVLDTEEMSFIDRMVADSRSIGLYHIAGLSTPSQIMEALFSLTHLVVSDISDDYIEASKKLVNERYEKLHAALNYAKDDSSKNAKYYSMINIYHLAEEKYGAEFSHYLKTHYEQIDFLINLAQKNGIVLMDGVGFGANPGDLRVSEANLPTKDYQTIGQQMLELLNEYYQAFKKQS